A stretch of DNA from Pseudonocardia hierapolitana:
GGGTGCCCGGCGTCGGTGGAGTAGAAGAGGATCGTGCTGCCGAGCATGACCTCGTCGGGCACCTCGGGGGCCCATGACTCGCCGAACTCGGCGCGCGCCTCGCGCCCGGTGCGGTACTCGGCGCCCGCGAGATGCCCCACCAGGCCGTCGCCGCTGCAGTCGACGAACGCCGGGCTCGTGAACGTGACCACCCGCTCCGAGCCCATCGTCCAGCCGGTCACCGAGCGGATCACGCGCGCGTCGGCGGGCCCGTCGGCCTCGACGTCGCGCACGTCGGTGTTCAGGAACAGGCTCAGGTTCGGCTCGGCGCGTACGGCCTCGAGCAGCACGAGGTCCCAGTAGTAGGGGTTGCCGTCGGGGTTCGTGTACTGGTTCTCCACGAAGAGCTCGCCCATGATCCCGGTCTCGCGGGCGTAGCGCTGCGCGCCGTGCGCGGTGGCCCCGCACACCCACACCCGGATCTCGCTTGAGGAATTCCCCCCGAGCACCGGCCGGTTCTGCACGAGCGCGACGCGCGCGCCCTGGCGGGCGGCGGCGATCGCGGCGCAGCAGCCCGCGAGACCACCACCGATCACCGTGAGGTCCGACTCGACGTGCTCGGTGCGCATGCGTGTCCTCTCCTGGTGCTACCGCTCCGGCTCGGGAGCAGGTCCGTGCAGGCTCACGAAGGCCTCGGCGAGCGCCTCCGGGGTGCGCTGGGCGACGAGCACCCAGAGCAGGCTGGCCACGAGCGTGTCGCTGGAGCGGCCTGCGAAGTAGTCGGTCCAGGTGCTGGTCTCGCGGGTGCCGGTGAACAGCACCGCGTCGGCCTCGGCCGCGGTCGGCGAGTCCGGCATCCCGGTGATCAGCGCGGTGAAGGCGCCGCGCTCGCCCGCGTCGGTGAGGAAGGCCCGCGCCACGGCGTCGTCCCCCGAGCGGTCCACGGCGAGCGCGACGTCGCCGCGGTGCAGCAGGCTCGTGCCGACGTGGGACTCCCGTTGCCCCTCGAAGAACCACACGGGGCGCCCGATGCGCAGCAGCCGGATGGTGAGTTCGCGCGCCGGGATCGCGTCGCCCCACTCGCCGAACACGTGGATCCGCGGCGCGGCGGCGATCCGGTCCGCGACCCGTGCGGCGACGGCGAGGTCGATCGAGCCCATCGCGTTGCGCAGCGCCCGCGACTGCGCGGTCGCGAGCACGGTGAGCACCTGCTCAGGTGGGTCGGCAGGTTGGATCACCGAGCCGAGGTCGCGGTCCCACCCGCCCTGCACGCCCCGGCCGTACTCGGTGGCGATCGCGGCGCGCAGCGCCGGGTAGCCGGAGTAGCCGAGCAGCGCGGCCAGCCGCGTGACCGTGGCGGCCGAGGCCTCCGCCCGCGCGGCGAGCACGGTGATCGAGCTGCGGCCGGCCTCGGCGGGCGAGCCGAGGATCGTCTCGGCGACCCGCCGCGTCGCGCCGCTGAGCGAGCCCAGCGCGTCGCGGATCTGCTGCAGCGGACTCGCCTCGTCGGCGCGCCGCGGCGCGCCGTCGTGGGGAACGGGGACCGTCACCGGGTCCTCAGGTGTAGACGAACTGGGCACTCGCGGAAGTGTCCACGTCGCTGACGAGCCGGACCCAGTGGGCGCTGAACCCGGTGGGGAACACGTGCGTGCGCGTCTCGCCCGGCCCGACCTCGATGCGTTCGACCGCGCCGAACCGGCCGTGCCCGTGGAAGTCGATCTCCACAGTGACGTTCATCGGGGTCCGCCCCTGGTTCTCCAGGTGCAGGCACTTGTGCTCGAAACCGGTCATCAGGTAGGGGTCGGACGGGACGTCGGCGCCGACCTCCTCCTCCCACCACGGCCCGCCCCAGCCGGCCGGCTTGCCGAATCCCCACAGGTCGTCGGTCTTGCCGAAGAACATGCCGGACTGCGGTTCCGCAGTGGTCGGGTTCAGGCCGTGGCTCGGCGACGCGTTGTCCGCCCCGGCGACGAACATGCCGCGCCACGAGCAGAAGTCGCCCAGCACCCACAGGTGCGTAGACACCGGCCGCACGCCCCACACCCGCCCGCCGTACGCCCACGGCGAGAGCTCGTAGAACATCCCGTGGTGGTCGACGAGCAGCCGCTCGTGCTCCACCTCGCGGATGCGCGGCCACTCGGTCTGCCACTTGTGGTCGAACGTGTGGGATGCCTTGGGAAGCCGGTAACGGGTCCAGCGCCCGTCGGCGTCGGTGAAGACCTCCAGGATCGCGGAGGCCCGATCCCAGCCCGTCGCGAAGATCGTGCCGCCGAACTCGTGGCGGCCGCCGATCCCGGTGAACGGCTTGCGGGCCAGGACCGTCCAGCGCTCGCCGTCGTACTCGGCGAGCCTGCCGCGGGCCTGCTTGCCCGCCCAGTCGTCCTCGCTGTACTCGTTGGAGCAGACGACGAAGCGGCCGAAGCTCGTGTAGCAGTCCTTGTAGTGCACCTTCCACTCGCCGTCGGTGCCCAGCTCGGCGTTGAGGTCGAACACCTGCCGACACCCGAGCGTCGTGACGTCCAGCTCGAACACCTCGCCCTCCATCGCGAGGACGTAGACGTGGGTGTCCGGCTTCGTCAGGTGCCGGGTGGTGCCGCAGACCCGCATCGGAACCAGCTCCGGCACCGTGCGGATCGTGTGGTCGGCGGACACCACGTGCGGGCCGATCACCAGGGTGCTGGTGGGGAAGTGCACGAACCGGTTGGTGTAGGTGCCGTCGACGCCGAGCGTCTCTGGCACGACCTCCATCGACAGGTCCGCGTCGATCCGCCGCAGGCTCACGCCGCCGCCGCTCGCAGCCCGGTGCGAGTTGTAGTTCTGCACGTAGAGCTTGCCGTTCCAGGGCATCAGCGCCCCCACGCCGAGCTCGCTGCGCGGCGGGCCGAAGTCGCCCACCTGCGCCAGCGCGGGGAACACCCCGGAGACCTGCATCATGGTTTCGTCCCTCACTTGATTCCGGTGTGGGTCATCGCCTGCACGAAGCGCTTCTGGAGCACGAGGAACACGATCAACACCGGCACGATCGACACGACCGACGCGGCCATCGACAGGCTCGGCGAGAGCGAGCCCTGCTCGTCGGTGAAGTTCGAGAGGCTGAGCGGAAGGGTGTAGGTCTCCGGGCTCGAGATCAGCACCAGCGGCGCCTCGTAGTCGTTCCACGACCAGACGAAGGCGAGGATGCCGAGCGCGCTCATCACGGGAGTGGCCATCGGCACGTAGATCCGCCAGAAGATCTGCCACTCCGACGCCCCGTCGATACGGGCGGCCTCGGCGAACTCGGCGGGCTGGCTCACGAAGAACTGGCGCATGAGGAAGGTGCCCAGCACCGTGAACATGCCGGGCAGGATCAGCGCCCACAGCGTGTCGTAGAGCCCCAACGTCTGGAAGTAGACGAACCGCGGCACGAGCAACAGCTGGGCCGGGATGATCGCCGTCGCGAGGTAGAGCAGGAACACCGTGTCGCGGCCCGCGAACCGGATGCGGGCGAAGGCGTAGCCCGCCATCGTCGCCGTCACCACCTCGCCGAGCACCCGCAACGCCGCCACGAACACGGAGTTGGCGAACGCCGGCACGATCGACGACTCGCCGAACAGGACGGCGGCGTAGGCGTCCCACGTGGCCTGGTCCGGGATCCAGTCCATCGGCACGGTGAACGCGTCGGCGTCGCGCTTGAACGCCGTCGAGAGCATCCAGGCGAACGGCGTGAGGAAGGCGAGTGCGAGGAGCCAGAGCGGGATGCCCCACAGCCAACGCTGCCGGCGGGCGCGCGAGGAGCGGATCATGTCAGTCATGGAGGGCCCTCCCGCGCTGCGCGCGCCAGGTCAGGAGCGTCAGGGCCAGCACGCCGAGGAACGTCACCATGCCGATCGCCGACGCGTAGCCGAACCGGTAGAACTGGAAGCCCGTCTGGTACATGTAGTACGGCAGCGTGGTCGTGGCGTCGCCCGGCCCGCCCGCCGTGATGAGGGCGATCAGCCCGAACCCCTGCGACGCCCCGATGAACAGCGTCACCAGCAGGAACACCGTGGTCGGCACGAGCGACGGCCAGGTGATCACCCGGAACTTCGTCCAGACGCCTGCGCCGTCCAGGTCGGCGGCCTCGTAGAGCTGGGTGGGCGCGTCCTGCAGCGCGGAGAGGTAGATGAGCGCGGCGTAGCCGACGCCGCCCCACACCGCGATCACGATGAGCGCCGGGAGCGCCCAGTACGACGAGGCGAACCAGGCGGGGGCGTCCTGCAGACCGAGGGCGCCGAGCACCTGGTTGACCAGGCCGGACGACGGGTTCATCAACATCAGCCATGTCATGCCGATCGCGACGACGCTGACGATGTAGGGCACGAAGAAGATCGCGCGCAGGGCTGCCCGGCCCGGGATGTCGCGGTTCAACGCCAGGCCCAGTGCCAGGCCGAGGATCGTCGTGAGCGGCACGCTGACGCCCGCGTAGACCAGCGTGAGCACCACGCTGTTCCAGAAGCCGGGGTCGCGGAAGACGTTGACGAAGTTCTCCAGCCCGACGAACTCGATCCCGCCGAAGCCGGACACCAGGTTCCACTCGGTGAACGACAGCAGCACCACCGAGACGAGCGGGACGAGCGTGAACAGGGCGACGCCCACCAGGTTCGGGGCGATGAACAGCCAGCCGACCCACGCCCGTGGCTGGGCGACGGATGCGGCCGGCGGGGTGGCGCGGCCGGTACGGGAGGCGGGAGCGCCGGTGGGGATGCCGGTCGGAGCGGTCACGGTCATGGTCACGCCGCCTTCCGGTAGCGGTCGATCGCCGCAGCGGCCTGTGCGTCGATGGACGCGATGGAGTCGGCGGGGGACCGCTCGCCGATCCAGCACAGGTCCTGCTGCTGCTCGACGGCGAGCGTGATCTCCGGGAGCGCGGTGAGGTCGCTGTCGACGTACAGGTGCGGCCGCTCCTCGAACAGGACGCGCCGGAACGAACCGACGTCGAACCACCGGTCCGGATCGGGCCCGAGCAGGCTTGTGAGCATCTCCTCCTGGGGCACGTTGCCGAGCGTCGGGATCTTGCCGCCGACGGCCATGTGCTTCGAGCCCTCGGTGACCCAGAACCGCACGAACTCCCAGGCGAGGTCCTGCCGCGGGGACTGCGGGTTGATCATGATGAAGTTGTTGAACTGGCCCTGGTTCCAGCCGGTGCCGTCGGCGGCGGTCGGCAACGGGGCGGCCGCGACGCGGAAGTCGTGCGGGTAGTCCTTCTCGTTGTAGAGGTAGCGCAGGCTGTACGGCGCGTTGACCCAGGTGGCGAACTCGCCGGAGACGAACGCGGTGTGCTGGTAGGCGTCGAGGTTCCGGGCGAGCACCTCCGTCCAGGGGTAGGCGACCCGGTCGCGGATCATGCGTTGCCCGAGCTCGAGCCACTCCAGGAAGTGCGGGTCGGAGAAATTGGACCCGCCGTCGGGCGTGTACCAGTAGTCGGGGCCGAGGGCGATGCGGGCGGAGTCGGGCACCTCGTAGGTGCCGAACATGCCGTCAGCGCGGATCTCGCGCGTGATCTCCTCGAACTCCTGCACCGTCCAGCGCGTCGGCAGCGGGATCCCGGCGCGCTCTCGCGCGGCCTCGTTGAACAGGACGAACCACGGCTCGGCGGCGGTGGCGAGCGCCCGCACGCGGTCCCCGTCCCAGTAGGCGGTCGGGTTGTCGCGATCGAGGAAGGGGGCGAGCTCCGGTTCGTCCGCGAGGCGGTCGGTGATGTCGAGCGTCATGCCCGACTCGGCCCGCAGCGCGAGCGCTTTCGTCTGGTACGTGAAGTAGACGTCTATGTCGACGCCGCCCTGCAGTGCGGTGTCGAGCTTGAGGTTGCCCCGGTCGTCGTTGACGAAGCGGGTGTAGGCGACCTCGGTGCCCGGGTGCGCCGCGGTGAAGGCGTCGATCAGCGCGGCCGGTCCCGATCCGGGCGGCACGCCGCCCCAGACGTTGAGCGTGTTCGGCGGCGTCGCCCCGCTGCCTGCGCTGCACCCACCCAGCGCCGCGGCCGACGCGAGCCCCGCGCACCCCGCCAGGAACTGCCGCCGCGTGGGCGTTCCCGCCCTTCCTCGTCCGATCACCCGATCTCCTTCGACCGCCGTGAACCCCGACCTGGCCTGCAAGAGATTATTGTTTGAGCGGCTTGATCGCTAGACGCCAAGCAAGAAATTTTCATCACTGGCGGGAGAGATCCACTCCCTGCCGTGTCGGATCAGAGATCCGTCGCCAGCCGGCCTGCGATGTGCACGTCGACCCGGCGGCCGTCCACCACCCACGCCTCGCGCGGGCGCCCCTCGATCCGGAACCCGCACCGCTCGGCGACGCGCGCGGACGCGGTGTTGCCGTCGGCCCACGCGTAGGTCACGCGGTGCAGGCCCAGCCCGCCGTAGGCGAACCGGAGGACGGCGGAGAGCGCGGTCGTGATCATCCCCCGCCCGCGCGCGGCCGGGAGCGCCCAGCAGGCGACGGCGGCGGCGCCGTGGCAGAGGT
This window harbors:
- a CDS encoding MurR/RpiR family transcriptional regulator, which encodes MTVPVPHDGAPRRADEASPLQQIRDALGSLSGATRRVAETILGSPAEAGRSSITVLAARAEASAATVTRLAALLGYSGYPALRAAIATEYGRGVQGGWDRDLGSVIQPADPPEQVLTVLATAQSRALRNAMGSIDLAVAARVADRIAAAPRIHVFGEWGDAIPARELTIRLLRIGRPVWFFEGQRESHVGTSLLHRGDVALAVDRSGDDAVARAFLTDAGERGAFTALITGMPDSPTAAEADAVLFTGTRETSTWTDYFAGRSSDTLVASLLWVLVAQRTPEALAEAFVSLHGPAPEPER
- a CDS encoding carbohydrate ABC transporter permease, which translates into the protein MTDMIRSSRARRQRWLWGIPLWLLALAFLTPFAWMLSTAFKRDADAFTVPMDWIPDQATWDAYAAVLFGESSIVPAFANSVFVAALRVLGEVVTATMAGYAFARIRFAGRDTVFLLYLATAIIPAQLLLVPRFVYFQTLGLYDTLWALILPGMFTVLGTFLMRQFFVSQPAEFAEAARIDGASEWQIFWRIYVPMATPVMSALGILAFVWSWNDYEAPLVLISSPETYTLPLSLSNFTDEQGSLSPSLSMAASVVSIVPVLIVFLVLQKRFVQAMTHTGIK
- a CDS encoding carbohydrate ABC transporter permease — protein: MTVTAPTGIPTGAPASRTGRATPPAASVAQPRAWVGWLFIAPNLVGVALFTLVPLVSVVLLSFTEWNLVSGFGGIEFVGLENFVNVFRDPGFWNSVVLTLVYAGVSVPLTTILGLALGLALNRDIPGRAALRAIFFVPYIVSVVAIGMTWLMLMNPSSGLVNQVLGALGLQDAPAWFASSYWALPALIVIAVWGGVGYAALIYLSALQDAPTQLYEAADLDGAGVWTKFRVITWPSLVPTTVFLLVTLFIGASQGFGLIALITAGGPGDATTTLPYYMYQTGFQFYRFGYASAIGMVTFLGVLALTLLTWRAQRGRALHD
- a CDS encoding ABC transporter substrate-binding protein, whose amino-acid sequence is MIGRGRAGTPTRRQFLAGCAGLASAAALGGCSAGSGATPPNTLNVWGGVPPGSGPAALIDAFTAAHPGTEVAYTRFVNDDRGNLKLDTALQGGVDIDVYFTYQTKALALRAESGMTLDITDRLADEPELAPFLDRDNPTAYWDGDRVRALATAAEPWFVLFNEAARERAGIPLPTRWTVQEFEEITREIRADGMFGTYEVPDSARIALGPDYWYTPDGGSNFSDPHFLEWLELGQRMIRDRVAYPWTEVLARNLDAYQHTAFVSGEFATWVNAPYSLRYLYNEKDYPHDFRVAAAPLPTAADGTGWNQGQFNNFIMINPQSPRQDLAWEFVRFWVTEGSKHMAVGGKIPTLGNVPQEEMLTSLLGPDPDRWFDVGSFRRVLFEERPHLYVDSDLTALPEITLAVEQQQDLCWIGERSPADSIASIDAQAAAAIDRYRKAA
- a CDS encoding GNAT family N-acetyltransferase → MDPVEINAGLWYLRALRCDDRVDDRPAVVASSLDPEIARWRHRPPADLADADAYIRRRAAEWVRDERYSWAVCEPTTGEMLGEIELAELDLCHGAAAVACWALPAARGRGMITTALSAVLRFAYGGLGLHRVTYAWADGNTASARVAERCGFRIEGRPREAWVVDGRRVDVHIAGRLATDL